CGGATATAGCAAAATCGAGAAAAGAACATTTCGATAAAGTTGCGATTACAGGTGAATCAATTCGTTTTGAAGATACCAGGGCAGGGAGATTTTACGAAATATATTGTTATCCTGTTTTTAATGAGGAAGGAAAGGTATCAAGATTAGTTATTTTTGCCCGCGACATCACCGACCGTAAAGAAGCAGAAGATATGGTAAGAGAGAGCGAAGAAAAATACAACAACTCTTGCCGATGTGCAACACCAACTCTATGTGAACCCCGAAGACCGCGAGACAATGAAACAAAAGGTTGAACAATATGGTTCGGTCAGTGGATTTGAAGTTCAGTTCTACCGGAAGGATGGCACAAAGATATGGGTTTGTTTT
This sequence is a window from Pseudomonadota bacterium. Protein-coding genes within it:
- a CDS encoding PAS domain-containing protein; amino-acid sequence: MEDQKKTKEQLILELAKMHQRISELEKSEDKRKKAEDILKESEAILRTLINATRETLIMIDTEDRVLLANEVVAQRLGKSSQELIGTCLYDHFPPDIAKSRKEHFDKVAITGESIRFEDTRAGRFYEIYCYPVFNEEGKVSRLVIFARDITDRKEAEDMVRESEEKYNNSCRCATPTLCEPRRPRDNETKG